The Leclercia sp. S52 genome has a segment encoding these proteins:
- a CDS encoding nucleoside permease, which yields MNLKLQLKILSFLQFCLWGSWLTTLGSYMFVTLKFDGASIGAVYSSLGIAAVFMPTLLGIVADKWISAKWVYALCHLVGAGTLFMAAEVTTPGAMFMVILLNSLAYMPTLGLINTISYYRLKEAGMDIVTDFPPIRIWGTIGFIMAMWGVSFAGFELSHMQLYIGAVLSVVLALFTLTLPHIPVSNQQKNQSWSAMLGLDAFALFKNKRMAIFFIFSMLLGAELQITNMFGNTFLHSFDNDPLFSGSFIVEHASVMMSISQISETLFILTIPFFLSRYGIKNVMMISIFAWMLRFGLFAYGDPSAFGTVLLVLSMIVYGCAFDFFNISGSVFVEKEVRPEIRASAQGMFLMMTNGFGCILGGVVSGKVVEMYTTNGITDWQPVWLIFAAYSLVLAFAFMALFKYKHVRTPTGAQTVAH from the coding sequence ATGAACCTTAAGCTGCAGCTTAAAATCTTGTCGTTTCTGCAGTTCTGTCTGTGGGGGAGCTGGCTAACCACGCTCGGCTCCTACATGTTTGTCACGCTCAAATTCGACGGTGCCTCTATCGGCGCGGTCTACAGCTCTTTGGGTATCGCTGCCGTCTTTATGCCGACCCTGCTCGGGATCGTGGCGGATAAGTGGATAAGCGCCAAGTGGGTATATGCGCTTTGCCATCTGGTTGGGGCAGGTACGCTGTTTATGGCGGCCGAGGTCACCACGCCAGGGGCGATGTTCATGGTGATCCTGCTTAACTCGCTGGCCTATATGCCAACGCTGGGCCTGATTAACACCATCTCCTACTACCGTCTGAAAGAAGCCGGTATGGATATCGTGACCGACTTCCCACCGATCCGTATCTGGGGCACCATCGGCTTTATCATGGCGATGTGGGGCGTGAGCTTCGCAGGCTTCGAACTGAGCCACATGCAGCTCTATATCGGTGCGGTCCTCTCCGTGGTGCTGGCGCTGTTCACCCTGACCCTGCCGCACATTCCGGTCTCTAACCAGCAGAAAAACCAGAGCTGGAGCGCCATGCTCGGCCTGGATGCCTTCGCGCTGTTTAAAAACAAACGCATGGCGATCTTCTTTATCTTCTCCATGCTGCTGGGCGCGGAGCTGCAGATCACCAACATGTTCGGCAACACCTTCCTGCACAGCTTCGATAACGACCCGCTGTTCTCCGGCAGCTTTATCGTTGAGCATGCGTCGGTGATGATGTCGATTTCGCAGATCTCCGAAACGCTGTTCATCCTGACCATCCCGTTCTTCCTGAGCCGCTACGGCATTAAGAACGTCATGATGATCAGTATCTTCGCGTGGATGCTGCGCTTCGGTCTGTTTGCCTACGGTGACCCGTCTGCCTTCGGTACCGTGCTGCTGGTCCTGTCGATGATCGTCTACGGCTGCGCCTTCGACTTCTTCAACATCTCCGGCTCCGTGTTCGTGGAAAAAGAGGTTCGTCCGGAAATCCGCGCCAGCGCCCAGGGCATGTTCCTGATGATGACCAACGGCTTCGGCTGTATTCTCGGCGGCGTGGTGAGCGGTAAGGTTGTGGAGATGTATACCACTAACGGTATTACTGACTGGCAGCCGGTGTGGCTGATCTTCGCAGCCTACTCCCTGGTACTGGCCTTCGCCTTCATGGCGCTGTTCAAGTACAAACATGTTCGTACGCCAACAGGTGCGCAGACCGTCGCGCATTAA
- the mltC gene encoding membrane-bound lytic murein transglycosylase MltC, which produces MKKFLALALVAPLLVSCSSKNKGDSYNEAWVKDTNGFDILMGQFAHNIENIWGFNEVLIAGPKDYVKYTDAYQTRSHINFDEGTITVETIAGTDPAARLREAIVKTLLMGDDPGSIDLYSDADDITISKEPFLYGQVVDQTGQSIRWEGRANNFANYLLQTRLKSRSNGLRVIYSVTINLVPNHLDKRAHKYVGMVRQASRKYGVDESLILAIMQTESSFNPYAVSRSDALGLMQVVQHSAGKDVFRAQGRSGMPDRSYLFDPASNIDTGTAYLAMLNNVYLSGIDNPTSRRYAVITAYNGGAGSVLRVFSSDKVQAANIINSMSPGDVYQTLTSRHPSAESRRYLYKVNTAQKNYRRK; this is translated from the coding sequence ATGAAAAAATTTTTAGCGCTTGCTCTTGTTGCACCGTTACTTGTTTCGTGTTCCTCCAAAAATAAAGGCGATAGCTATAACGAAGCCTGGGTAAAGGACACCAACGGTTTTGACATTCTGATGGGGCAGTTTGCCCACAACATCGAAAACATATGGGGATTTAACGAAGTTCTGATCGCCGGGCCGAAAGACTACGTTAAGTATACCGACGCTTACCAGACCCGTAGCCACATCAACTTTGACGAGGGTACTATCACCGTCGAAACCATCGCCGGGACCGATCCTGCGGCACGTTTACGTGAGGCGATCGTCAAAACCTTGCTGATGGGAGACGATCCGGGCTCTATCGATCTTTACTCCGATGCCGACGACATCACCATCTCGAAAGAGCCGTTCCTCTATGGCCAGGTGGTGGATCAGACCGGCCAGTCGATTCGCTGGGAAGGTCGCGCCAATAACTTTGCCAACTACCTGCTGCAGACGCGTCTGAAAAGCCGCAGCAATGGCCTGCGCGTTATCTACAGCGTGACCATCAACCTGGTGCCAAACCACCTCGATAAACGTGCGCACAAATATGTCGGGATGGTACGCCAGGCCTCACGTAAATACGGTGTTGATGAGTCGCTTATCCTGGCGATCATGCAGACCGAGTCCTCGTTTAACCCGTACGCGGTGAGCCGTTCCGACGCCCTGGGCCTGATGCAGGTTGTTCAGCACAGCGCCGGAAAAGACGTGTTCCGCGCGCAGGGAAGATCGGGCATGCCGGACCGCAGCTATCTGTTTGATCCGGCCAGTAATATTGACACCGGCACCGCCTATCTGGCGATGCTGAACAACGTCTACCTGAGCGGCATTGATAACCCGACCTCGCGCCGCTATGCGGTCATTACCGCTTATAACGGTGGTGCAGGCAGCGTGCTGCGGGTCTTCTCCAGCGATAAAGTCCAGGCGGCAAACATCATCAACAGCATGTCCCCGGGAGATGTTTATCAGACCCTGACCAGCCGTCACCCCTCCGCAGAGTCCCGCCGCTACCTTTACAAGGTCAATACGGCGCAAAAGAACTATCGTAGAAAGTAA
- a CDS encoding ornithine decarboxylase: MKSMKIAVSRELASALSTHREVVTLDNTDFTDVAAVVITVADSHSGILALLKRTGFNLPVLMFSPQPVETPAGVDAVIDGKAQEWLELEAAACRYEENLLPPFFDTLSQYVAMDNSTFACPGHQHGAFFKKHPAGRQFFDFFGENVFRADMCNADVKLGDLLIHEGSAKHAQKFAAKVFNADKTYFVLNGTSAANKVVTNALLTRGDLVLFDRNNHKSNHHGALIQAGATPVYLEAARNPFGFIGGIDDRCFDEAYLRELIREVAPEKAGEARPFRLAVIQLGTYDGTIYNARQVIDKIGQLCDYILFDSAWVGYEQFIPMMADSSPLLLDLNEKDPGIFVTQSVHKQQAGFSQTSQIHKKDNHIRGQARFCPHKRLNNAFMLHASTSPFYPLFAALDVNAKIHEGESGRRLWAECVELGIEARKAIIANCKMIKPFIPPVVAGRPWQDHPTHAIASELRFFSFEPGAKWHGFEGYAEEQYFVDPCKLLLTTPGIDAESGEYTDFGIPATILAHYLREKGIVPEKCDLNSILFLLTPAESAEKMAQLVAMLGQFEQHIEDDTPLADVLPTIWKKYPVRYRDYTLRQLCQEMHDLYVSFDVKDLQKAMFRKESLPTVAMNPQDANQAFIRGNVELVRISEAEGRIAAEGALPYPPGVLCVVPGELWGGAVQRYFLALEEGVNLLPGFSPELQGVYSEKDADGIKRLYGYVLK; this comes from the coding sequence ATGAAATCAATGAAAATTGCCGTCAGCCGCGAGCTGGCGTCCGCCTTGTCCACGCACCGGGAAGTGGTGACGCTGGATAACACAGATTTTACGGATGTGGCGGCAGTCGTCATTACCGTCGCTGACAGTCACAGCGGCATCCTCGCGTTGCTGAAACGCACCGGCTTTAATCTGCCTGTATTGATGTTCTCGCCGCAGCCTGTGGAAACCCCTGCGGGTGTCGATGCGGTCATCGACGGCAAAGCGCAGGAGTGGTTAGAGCTGGAAGCCGCGGCCTGTCGCTATGAAGAGAACCTGCTGCCGCCGTTTTTCGACACGCTCAGCCAGTACGTGGCGATGGACAACAGCACCTTTGCCTGTCCGGGGCACCAGCACGGAGCGTTCTTTAAGAAACACCCCGCAGGCCGCCAGTTCTTCGATTTCTTCGGCGAGAACGTCTTTCGGGCCGACATGTGCAACGCCGACGTGAAGCTCGGCGATCTGCTGATCCATGAAGGGTCCGCCAAACACGCGCAAAAGTTCGCTGCAAAGGTGTTTAACGCCGACAAGACCTATTTCGTGCTCAACGGCACCTCGGCCGCCAACAAGGTGGTGACCAATGCGCTGCTGACCCGCGGCGATCTGGTGCTCTTTGACCGCAACAACCATAAATCCAACCATCATGGCGCGCTGATCCAGGCCGGTGCCACGCCGGTGTATCTCGAAGCGGCGCGTAACCCGTTTGGCTTTATTGGCGGCATTGATGACCGCTGCTTTGACGAGGCGTACCTGCGGGAGCTGATCCGCGAAGTGGCCCCGGAAAAAGCCGGTGAAGCGCGTCCGTTCCGCCTGGCAGTGATCCAGCTCGGCACCTATGACGGCACCATTTATAACGCCCGCCAGGTGATCGACAAAATTGGCCAGCTGTGCGACTACATCCTGTTTGACTCTGCATGGGTGGGTTACGAGCAGTTTATCCCGATGATGGCGGACAGCTCGCCGCTGCTGCTGGATCTCAATGAGAAGGATCCGGGGATCTTTGTCACCCAGTCGGTGCATAAACAGCAGGCCGGGTTCTCCCAGACCTCGCAGATCCACAAGAAGGATAACCATATCCGCGGCCAGGCGCGTTTCTGCCCACATAAGCGTCTCAACAACGCCTTTATGCTGCACGCCTCCACCAGCCCGTTCTATCCGCTCTTTGCGGCTCTCGACGTTAACGCCAAGATCCATGAAGGGGAGAGCGGACGTCGGCTGTGGGCCGAGTGCGTTGAGCTGGGTATCGAGGCGCGCAAGGCGATTATCGCCAATTGCAAAATGATTAAGCCGTTTATCCCGCCGGTGGTGGCCGGGCGTCCGTGGCAGGATCATCCAACCCATGCGATTGCCAGCGAGCTGCGCTTCTTCAGCTTTGAGCCGGGTGCGAAATGGCACGGCTTCGAGGGCTATGCCGAGGAGCAATATTTTGTCGATCCGTGCAAGCTGCTGCTGACCACGCCGGGCATCGATGCTGAAAGCGGGGAGTACACCGACTTTGGCATCCCGGCGACCATTCTGGCGCACTACCTGCGCGAGAAGGGCATTGTCCCGGAGAAGTGCGATCTTAACTCTATTCTCTTCCTGCTCACCCCTGCGGAGAGCGCCGAGAAGATGGCGCAACTGGTGGCAATGCTGGGCCAGTTTGAGCAGCACATTGAAGACGACACCCCGTTGGCGGATGTCCTGCCGACCATCTGGAAGAAATACCCGGTGCGCTATCGCGACTACACCCTGCGTCAGCTCTGTCAGGAGATGCACGATCTGTACGTCAGTTTCGACGTGAAGGATCTGCAGAAAGCGATGTTCCGCAAAGAGAGCCTGCCCACCGTGGCGATGAACCCGCAGGACGCTAACCAGGCCTTTATTCGCGGTAACGTCGAGCTGGTGCGCATCAGCGAAGCCGAAGGACGTATCGCGGCTGAAGGGGCGCTACCATACCCGCCGGGCGTACTGTGCGTGGTGCCAGGCGAACTCTGGGGTGGGGCGGTGCAGCGTTACTTCCTGGCGCTGGAAGAGGGCGTCAATCTGCTGCCCGGTTTTTCACCGGAACTGCAGGGCGTTTACAGCGAGAAGGATGCAGACGGGATTAAGCGCTTGTACGGGTATGTACTGAAGTAA